The Natrinema pellirubrum DSM 15624 region GCCGCGCTCGAGGCGGGTGCAGACTGGGTACTGGTCGACGAGGACGACGTGGAGCGCGTCCGCGAACTCGGCGAGATCAACGTCGCGGCGTTTCGGACCGACGGGGACGTGACGCTGGTCGACGACATCGATGACGCCGAAGCCGACGACGGCGATACGGACGACTCGGCCGCATCGCAGGCGGACGCGATCGTCGTCGGCAAGAACGGCGAGGGCGACGCGACGATCGACCTGCCGGAGGACTTTGCGGGCTCGGCCGACCTCTCGACGTTGCGCCGGGACGGCGACTTCCAGCGGGGCGCGTACGTCCGCATCCTCGGCAAGGAGTACGAACGGTTCGCCGAGACCGCCGCCGAGGAAGCCGACCACACCATCGTCGTCGGCGAGGACTGGACGATCATCCCCCTCGAGAACCTGATCGCCCGGATCGGCGAGGAGACGAACCTGATCGCGGGCGTTACGAGCGCCGAGGAGGCCAAGACGGCCTTCGAGACGCTCGAGATCGGCTCCGACGCCGTCCTGCTGGATTCGGACGATCCCGACGAGATCCGCGAGACCGTCGAGGTCCGCGACGAGGCCGCCCGTGAGAGCCTCGATCTGACCACCGCCGAAGTCCTCGAGGTCGAACGCGCCGGCAGCGCGGACCGTGTCTGTATCGATACCGGCAGCCTGCTCGAACACGACGAGGGGATGCTCGTCGGCTCGATGAGCCGCGGCTTGGTCTTCGTCCACGCCGAGACGGCCGAATCGCCCTACGTCGCCTCACGGCCGTTCCGTGTCAACGCCGGCGCGGTCCACGCCTACGTTCGCACGCCGGACGGCGGAACGAAGTACCTCTCGGAACTGCAAAGCGGCGACGAGGTCCAGGTCGTCGACACCGACGGCAACACCCGCGAGGCCATCGTCGGCCGGGTCAAGATCGAACAGCGGCCGATGTTCCGGATCGCCCTCGAGACCGCCGAGGGTGACCGCGTCGAGACCCTGCTCCAGAACGCCGAGACGATCAAGGTCGCCGCCGACGAAGGCCGCAAGGCAGTGACCGACCTCGAGGCCGGCGACGAGATCCTGCTGTACTACGAGGACACGGCCCGACACTTCGGCGAGGCCGTCGAGGAGAGTATCATCGAAAAATAGCGGGTTTCCTCGACCCGTCGGTTCGCCCCCATAGTTAATTGGCAACAGAGGACACGAACGATGTCGCGGCGGATCGAACGCCGCCGATCGACCCACGGAAACCCGGACTGTCATCGGACCTGATATCGACTCGGCCGCTAACGGATCGTTTTTCGATCGCGTCACGGAAACGGTATACACTATCTATGGTAGCTGGCACCACACCAATAACACGCTATGAGCGTCACTCGAGAGAAAGTCAGTGCGGTCGAACCGCCGGCGTTCGCGGTGACGCTGCGAAACGCCGGACTGGCGGGGGCCGGCGGTGCCGGGTTCCCGACCTACGCCAAGTGGGACCGGCTCGAGGAGGTCGACTCACTGCTGGTCAACCACCAGGAGAGCGAGCCCAACTACTACATGGACAAGTGGCTGGGTCGCGAGCGGGCCGACGAACTGGCGGCGCTGTTCGACGGCCTGCTCGATCGAGCGTTCGATCGGATCGTCGTCGCCGCCAAGCGGACCGACCGCGAGGCGTGGCTGGGCGACCTCGAGGCGGCGACCGAGGCGACGGTCTACGAGCCCGGTGACCTGCCGATCGACGGGACCGAAACCGGGGTCGTGATCGCATACACCGCCGACAAATACGAATTCGGGATGGAGACAGTCCTCATGCGGATCGTTGCGGGCGTCGTCATGGCGGGCGACGAACTGCCCATGGATCACGGCTGGATCGTCCAGAACACCGAAACGCTGGCGAACGTCGCTCGAGCGCTGGTCGACGGCGAGCCGGTAACCGAGAAGTTCGTCCACGTCGACGGCCGCGTCCCCACCCACCGGTTCCTCAAAGTCCCGATCGGGACGCCCGCGACCGACCTCCTCGAGGCCGCGGGGCGATCCGACGATCTGGGGGCGAACGAGGTCATCCTCGACGGCGGCCCCGGTTGGTGTTTCGAGATCGAGCGCCCGCCGGAGGAGTTCGGCGTCCGAAAGCGGACGAACTGTCTGCTCGTCATGGCGGACTCGGTCGTCGAGGAGAACCGCCTCGGGAGCGGCGGCCGGATCAACGTCCTCGCGTCGGCGGCCTGGTCGGAATCGAGCCACGAGACGGCCCCGACGGCCCGGCTCGAGCCGGAACGCGTCGTCGTTCCGTTGCTGACGAACCCCGCCTTCGAGGGCGTGGTGACACCCAGCGAGCCGATCGTTCGGGCCGGCGACGAGGTCGAAACGGGCGAGCTGATCGCCCGTCCGGGCGAAGGGATCAGCACGGCCCAGCACGCCCCGATCGACGGCACGGTCACCGCCGTCGCGGATCGGTCCGTGACGATCGAGCGCGACGACCCGTCGGCGGCCGGAACGACCGGCGCGGAGCCGGCCGATCCACACCGGATCTACTGGTCTTGGTGTCGCGAGTGCGGCCGGTACCTTCCGGAGCCACAGCTCGAGGCGGTCAGCCCCACGGAGTTCGTCTGTAGCCAGTGCCGGTGACGCTATCGAACGCAGGGGCGAACGACCGTCGATCGAACCCACGCCGCGGGGTTCCGTCGATCGACGATGACCCGCCCGTTGCCGTCCCGGTAGCTCGTGTATCGCTCGTTTTCGAAGTCGACCGTCTCGCTGCCGTCGAGACGTCGTGTTCCGTCAGTGTGCATTCGAAGCTCTCGCCGGCCCACGGGACCGGCGTTGATGGCCGGGGTATCCGACGCGGAGACAAAAGGGCTCCGTGGAAGTACTACTAGCGTGGTTATATGCCGCCGACAGCGTCGGTCGGATCGGTCCGAACGAGGGGGCGTCAGGAGTGGGTCGGCTCTTCGTCGGCGGCGGGCTCGAGCCGGGTCGTACACCAGTGACAGAACTCGAGATCCTCGTCGACTTCCTTCCCGCATTCGGGACAGGTCGCGCCGTCCCCGCCGGTATCGCTGCCCGGCGGGAACCCGAGTGCGCGGAAGGTCGCGTCGATCGCGGCGAAGAGGCCGATAAACGAGAGCAGGAACTGGGTCATCGCGTCGGTCTCCTCGGCCATGATGTCCGCGTACGCGTTGATATCGCCGACGCTCGTCATCGGCCCAGCGGCGGTGAGCTGTTCGATCGGCAGGAAGATCGCACTCGCCGAGATGAAGAGGCCGGCGAAGACGGCGGCGCGAAGCCAGTCCCGGATCACGAGATGGCCCGCACCCGGCAGGAGTATCGAGAGGCCGGCCGCGAGAAGCGCACGGAACCATGTCATTGTGTGTTGGGGTCGTAGGGGACCCCGACCCTTAACATTCCGATTTCGCTCGTTTTCACTCGAGCCGACCGACCAGCTCCGCGAGCGTCTCGAGGTCGTACTGCCCGGGCGCAGTCGCCTCTGCGGGATCGACGGGCGCATAGCCGATCTTCGACCCATAGACCGGCGCGACGGCACGCGTGTGGCTCCCGACCTCGCCCATCGCCATCGTCGCGACGGCGTCGCCGTGGGTGGTCAGTTGCTCGGTCGCCGACAGCAGCGCCAGGGTGTCCGCCGTCGACTCCGCGGTCACTGCCAGCTTCGCGACGTCGGCGTACTTGCCCGCTTCGGTCAGCGTCCGTACCATCTCCGTGCGGGGTGGCGTCCCCTCGAAATCGTGGGCCGAGGCGACGATCGAGACGTCGCGGTCGCG contains the following coding sequences:
- a CDS encoding DUF7331 family protein, translating into MHTDGTRRLDGSETVDFENERYTSYRDGNGRVIVDRRNPAAWVRSTVVRPCVR
- a CDS encoding 3-dehydroquinate synthase II, whose product is MTRAVWVKADDAVGDWDDRRARITAALEAGADWVLVDEDDVERVRELGEINVAAFRTDGDVTLVDDIDDAEADDGDTDDSAASQADAIVVGKNGEGDATIDLPEDFAGSADLSTLRRDGDFQRGAYVRILGKEYERFAETAAEEADHTIVVGEDWTIIPLENLIARIGEETNLIAGVTSAEEAKTAFETLEIGSDAVLLDSDDPDEIRETVEVRDEAARESLDLTTAEVLEVERAGSADRVCIDTGSLLEHDEGMLVGSMSRGLVFVHAETAESPYVASRPFRVNAGAVHAYVRTPDGGTKYLSELQSGDEVQVVDTDGNTREAIVGRVKIEQRPMFRIALETAEGDRVETLLQNAETIKVAADEGRKAVTDLEAGDEILLYYEDTARHFGEAVEESIIEK
- a CDS encoding NADH dehydrogenase; this translates as MSVTREKVSAVEPPAFAVTLRNAGLAGAGGAGFPTYAKWDRLEEVDSLLVNHQESEPNYYMDKWLGRERADELAALFDGLLDRAFDRIVVAAKRTDREAWLGDLEAATEATVYEPGDLPIDGTETGVVIAYTADKYEFGMETVLMRIVAGVVMAGDELPMDHGWIVQNTETLANVARALVDGEPVTEKFVHVDGRVPTHRFLKVPIGTPATDLLEAAGRSDDLGANEVILDGGPGWCFEIERPPEEFGVRKRTNCLLVMADSVVEENRLGSGGRINVLASAAWSESSHETAPTARLEPERVVVPLLTNPAFEGVVTPSEPIVRAGDEVETGELIARPGEGISTAQHAPIDGTVTAVADRSVTIERDDPSAAGTTGAEPADPHRIYWSWCRECGRYLPEPQLEAVSPTEFVCSQCR
- a CDS encoding type I 3-dehydroquinate dehydratase, yielding MSLRFDSFVLAASTADLADEPAARDHADAIEFRMDLADDPLTALEAYDGDLPILATNRAAWEGGEWDGTDEDRLEALAEATALAGVDAIDVELASILEGGAEGLLETARDRDVSIVASAHDFEGTPPRTEMVRTLTEAGKYADVAKLAVTAESTADTLALLSATEQLTTHGDAVATMAMGEVGSHTRAVAPVYGSKIGYAPVDPAEATAPGQYDLETLAELVGRLE
- a CDS encoding zinc ribbon domain-containing protein; its protein translation is MTWFRALLAAGLSILLPGAGHLVIRDWLRAAVFAGLFISASAIFLPIEQLTAAGPMTSVGDINAYADIMAEETDAMTQFLLSFIGLFAAIDATFRALGFPPGSDTGGDGATCPECGKEVDEDLEFCHWCTTRLEPAADEEPTHS